One Gloeobacter morelensis MG652769 DNA window includes the following coding sequences:
- a CDS encoding efflux RND transporter permease subunit: protein MLNRLIWLSLGARWLVVLGAVAVLGLGIATAVRLPLDVFPNFAPPQVVLQTAAPGLAPEEVESLVTLPLESALNGTPGLTDIRSSSAVGLATLTLIFEGNTDILRARQLVSERVQQAVPRLPEGVDAPLLLPVSSPVGVILRYALTVDPGAPGPERTDVLQLATLANWPIRNRLLAIAGVTNVLVIGGGEMQYQVLVDPARLKQFGVTLGQVSEAVREANLNAPGGFLLSPDRELVIRGIGRIASLADLGESVVAVRSGVPVRIAEVARVQTGSGVKRGDASFNGQAAVIVTVVRQPFADTPTVTRAVEAAMDDIRATLPGDVRVTTTFRQEDFIDKSVGNVLEALRDGVIIVAVVLALFLGNWRTMLITLTALPLSIALGLLLLAAFGVGINTMTLGGLAIALGEVIDDAIIDAENVYRRLRENQARPRPQPPLQVVFAGSVQIRGSVVFATLILCAVIAPLFTLTGIEGRIFAPLGLAYVFSLVASLLVALTVTPALCYMLLAGRRLPEGETPLVQWLKRLYRPVLGWSLRHPAPILAGSAGLLALSLAVLPFLGTTFLPEFQERSLTIRAAQLPGASLASTQRLGIAMEKALMALPEVETVQFRAGRAIGDDDAGGVDFGELDVQLIPKVQSYPEAVERVRQVLEKFPGVALNLGGYISHRIDETLSGTRSAVAVKIFGPDLTVLRAKAAEVEQALRTVSGVVDLQVEPQVPVEQLSVRFDRVQAARHGLTVGQLAGTLETALNGRVVSQVLEEQRLFDLVVRLIPEARDRPDKIGELLIDTPTGQKIPLSQVASIVTSTGPNTINRENVSRRIVVAFNADGRDLGSLIAEARASIARQVQLPAGYYLEYGGQFEAQQRATRELFIFSALALLGVAVLVFLAVRSGRGALLILANLPLALIGGIAAVWLGGGVLSVASLVGFITLFGIANRNGIILVTTYQQRLAAGESFEQAIEEGSIERLSPVLMTALTAALAMVPLMWGEPTGKEILQPLAVVVFGGLFTSTALTLVVIPVLFARFGERTAPDLCAQERRALV, encoded by the coding sequence ATGCTCAATCGGTTGATTTGGCTGTCGCTCGGCGCCCGCTGGCTGGTGGTGCTGGGGGCGGTGGCGGTGCTGGGCCTGGGCATTGCCACCGCCGTGCGGCTGCCGCTCGATGTGTTTCCGAATTTTGCCCCGCCGCAGGTGGTCCTCCAGACCGCTGCCCCCGGCCTGGCGCCGGAGGAGGTCGAATCGCTGGTGACCCTGCCGCTCGAAAGTGCACTGAACGGCACACCCGGTCTTACCGACATCCGCTCCAGTTCCGCCGTCGGTCTTGCGACGCTCACCCTCATCTTCGAAGGCAATACCGACATCCTGCGCGCCCGCCAACTGGTGAGCGAGCGCGTGCAGCAAGCGGTCCCCCGTCTGCCCGAGGGGGTGGATGCTCCGCTGCTGCTGCCGGTCAGTTCTCCGGTGGGGGTGATTTTGCGTTACGCGCTCACAGTCGATCCGGGCGCGCCCGGGCCGGAGCGCACCGATGTGCTGCAGCTGGCCACCCTGGCCAACTGGCCAATCCGCAACCGGCTATTGGCAATTGCCGGCGTCACCAATGTGCTTGTCATCGGTGGCGGCGAGATGCAGTACCAGGTGCTGGTGGACCCGGCCCGGCTCAAGCAGTTTGGCGTCACGCTGGGCCAGGTGAGCGAGGCGGTGCGGGAGGCGAACCTCAACGCGCCGGGCGGCTTTTTGCTCTCGCCCGACCGGGAACTGGTCATCCGCGGGATAGGACGAATTGCTTCGCTTGCGGATCTGGGCGAGTCGGTGGTGGCCGTGCGCTCCGGGGTGCCCGTGCGCATCGCGGAGGTGGCCCGCGTGCAGACGGGCTCGGGGGTCAAGCGCGGCGACGCGTCTTTTAATGGACAAGCGGCGGTGATCGTGACGGTGGTTCGCCAGCCTTTTGCCGATACTCCCACCGTGACGCGCGCGGTAGAAGCGGCCATGGACGACATCCGGGCCACGCTGCCTGGGGACGTGCGGGTCACCACGACTTTTCGGCAGGAAGATTTTATCGACAAGTCCGTGGGCAACGTCCTCGAAGCGCTCAGAGACGGTGTGATCATCGTGGCGGTGGTGCTGGCACTGTTTTTGGGCAACTGGCGCACGATGCTCATCACCCTCACCGCCCTGCCGCTTTCGATCGCCCTGGGACTATTGCTATTGGCCGCTTTCGGCGTCGGCATCAACACGATGACGCTGGGGGGACTCGCCATCGCCTTAGGAGAAGTGATCGACGATGCGATCATCGACGCAGAGAACGTCTATCGCCGATTGCGCGAGAACCAGGCGCGCCCGCGCCCGCAGCCGCCTTTGCAGGTGGTTTTCGCCGGTTCGGTGCAGATCCGCGGCTCGGTGGTCTTTGCGACGTTGATCCTATGCGCGGTGATTGCGCCGCTGTTTACGCTCACAGGCATCGAGGGGCGCATCTTTGCGCCGCTGGGTCTGGCTTACGTCTTTTCGCTCGTCGCATCGCTGTTGGTGGCGCTCACGGTGACCCCGGCCCTGTGCTATATGCTGCTTGCCGGGCGACGCCTGCCGGAGGGCGAGACGCCGCTGGTGCAATGGCTCAAGCGGCTGTACCGCCCGGTATTGGGGTGGAGCCTGCGCCACCCGGCGCCCATCCTGGCGGGGTCGGCGGGGCTGTTGGCGCTGTCGCTGGCCGTACTTCCCTTTTTGGGGACGACGTTTTTGCCGGAATTTCAGGAGCGCAGCCTCACCATCCGGGCCGCCCAACTGCCCGGGGCTTCCCTCGCCTCGACCCAGCGTTTGGGTATTGCCATGGAAAAGGCGCTGATGGCGCTCCCCGAGGTCGAGACGGTACAGTTTCGCGCCGGGCGGGCTATCGGCGACGATGACGCGGGGGGTGTCGATTTCGGCGAACTAGATGTGCAGCTCATCCCAAAAGTCCAAAGCTATCCAGAGGCCGTCGAGCGCGTCCGGCAGGTGCTGGAAAAGTTTCCCGGGGTGGCGCTCAACCTCGGCGGCTATATCTCCCACCGCATCGACGAGACGCTTTCGGGCACCCGCTCGGCGGTGGCGGTCAAGATCTTCGGCCCCGATCTCACCGTATTGCGCGCCAAGGCCGCCGAGGTCGAGCAGGCGCTGCGGACGGTGAGCGGCGTGGTGGACTTGCAGGTGGAGCCGCAGGTACCCGTCGAGCAGCTCTCGGTGCGCTTCGACCGCGTTCAAGCGGCGCGCCACGGCCTCACGGTCGGGCAGTTGGCCGGGACTCTCGAGACGGCCCTCAACGGCCGGGTCGTCTCCCAGGTACTCGAAGAGCAGCGGCTGTTTGATCTGGTGGTGCGGCTGATCCCGGAGGCGCGCGACCGACCGGACAAAATCGGCGAACTGCTCATCGACACACCCACCGGCCAGAAGATTCCGCTTTCCCAGGTGGCAAGCATCGTCACGAGCACCGGCCCCAACACGATCAACCGCGAAAACGTTTCGCGGCGCATCGTCGTCGCCTTCAACGCCGACGGCCGCGACCTCGGCTCGCTCATCGCCGAGGCCAGGGCCAGCATCGCCCGGCAGGTGCAGCTACCGGCGGGCTATTACCTCGAGTACGGCGGCCAGTTCGAAGCCCAGCAGCGCGCCACCCGCGAACTATTCATCTTCAGCGCCCTGGCGCTTTTGGGGGTGGCGGTACTGGTGTTCCTGGCGGTGCGCTCGGGGCGCGGGGCGCTTTTGATCTTGGCCAACCTGCCGCTGGCGCTCATCGGCGGCATTGCCGCAGTCTGGCTGGGAGGTGGGGTGCTCTCGGTCGCTTCGCTGGTGGGTTTTATTACGCTCTTTGGCATCGCCAACCGCAACGGGATCATTCTGGTCACCACCTACCAGCAGCGGCTGGCTGCCGGAGAAAGTTTCGAGCAAGCCATCGAAGAAGGTTCCATCGAGCGCCTTTCGCCGGTGCTGATGACCGCCCTGACGGCGGCCCTCGCGATGGTGCCTTTGATGTGGGGGGAACCGACGGGCAAAGAAATCCTCCAGCCGCTCGCGGTGGTCGTCTTCGGGGGGCTATTTACCTCCACGGCCCTGACGCTGGTGGTGATCCCGGTCCTGTTCGCACGCTTCGGCGAGCGCACCGCCCCCGACCTCTGCGCTCAGGAGCGCCGGGCGCTGGTGTGA
- the rapZ gene encoding RNase adapter RapZ gives MTSFSAPGSPVDTVLLTSPAGAGRTEAIRIFEDLGYLCLNHVWPELVPTFLKHYAPIAPRLVLCLASRPEVDAQAGLIAARVALRSLARTAVHVHLDCPEGVLLSRYALTRRPHPWFDHGEGLLAAIRAERTALEPVRALADEVVDTGPLDPAQLRVHLGALVGGRPPALPVTVMSFGFKRGVPADAQFVLDIRFLPNPYYESALKPLTGLDSGVAEYVFASEQSQATYRSLFEFLRFLLHQYRQDRRSQLLIAIGCTGGQHRSVAFVERLSGDLSAEGFACRPSHRDLAVNRLQELSR, from the coding sequence ATGACTAGCTTCAGCGCGCCAGGTTCTCCTGTTGATACGGTTTTGCTAACCTCGCCTGCCGGAGCGGGGCGGACTGAGGCCATCCGCATTTTTGAAGATCTGGGCTATCTGTGCCTCAATCACGTCTGGCCCGAGCTGGTGCCGACATTTTTGAAGCATTACGCGCCGATTGCCCCCCGGCTGGTGCTGTGTCTGGCCTCGCGACCGGAGGTGGACGCGCAGGCGGGGCTGATTGCCGCGCGCGTCGCCCTGCGTTCCCTTGCCCGCACGGCGGTGCATGTGCATCTCGATTGCCCGGAAGGGGTGCTTCTGAGCCGCTATGCCCTCACCCGGCGTCCTCACCCCTGGTTTGACCACGGCGAGGGTTTGCTCGCCGCCATCCGCGCCGAGCGCACCGCCCTGGAACCGGTGCGCGCCTTGGCCGACGAAGTCGTCGATACTGGCCCGCTTGATCCTGCCCAGTTGCGAGTGCACCTGGGGGCGCTTGTCGGCGGTCGGCCCCCCGCGTTGCCGGTGACGGTGATGAGCTTCGGCTTCAAGCGCGGCGTGCCCGCCGACGCCCAGTTTGTGCTCGATATTCGCTTTTTACCCAATCCTTATTACGAGAGTGCTCTGAAGCCGCTCACCGGTCTCGATAGCGGGGTGGCAGAATATGTATTCGCCTCGGAGCAGTCCCAGGCGACCTACCGGTCGCTGTTCGAATTTTTGCGCTTTTTGTTGCACCAGTACCGCCAGGACCGCAGGAGTCAGCTGTTGATTGCGATCGGTTGCACCGGTGGGCAGCACCGCTCGGTAGCCTTTGTCGAGCGCCTCAGCGGCGATCTGTCGGCAGAAGGGTTTGCCTGCCGACCCTCCCACCGCGATCTGGCGGTCAATCGCCTGCAGGAGTTGAGTCGATGA
- the secF gene encoding protein translocase subunit SecF encodes MKIEVAKSKSRWFTASGIGLGIGLVAMVISLITLGSPLRLGLDFTGGTLLQLQFPKAIPDIAKVRAEVAEAGYPNSVVQQIGNDTIAVRTRPLSQPERSKLQNDLKADLGNFQLERIESVGPTLGQELLFNGLLSLALALAAILVYLAFRFQLDYAVCAAVAMFHNVIATMGVFAILGLLFGIEVDTLFVVAILTIVGFSVQDTVVVFDRVRENLKFLSRKKPFPDIVNDSVNQTWVRSVNNNIAALLVLLPLSIFGGESIRYFALALIIGFVVGTYSSIFIAAALLVWWRERKPASAAGAGAAKAER; translated from the coding sequence ATGAAAATCGAAGTTGCCAAGAGCAAGTCCAGGTGGTTCACCGCCTCTGGCATCGGACTGGGTATCGGGCTGGTCGCTATGGTGATTTCGCTGATCACCCTCGGCAGCCCCCTGCGTTTGGGCCTCGATTTCACCGGCGGCACGCTGCTGCAACTGCAATTTCCGAAGGCGATTCCCGACATCGCCAAGGTGCGCGCCGAGGTGGCTGAGGCGGGCTATCCCAACAGTGTTGTCCAGCAAATCGGCAACGACACGATCGCCGTGCGTACCCGGCCCCTCAGCCAGCCGGAGCGCAGCAAGCTCCAGAACGACTTGAAAGCCGATCTGGGTAACTTTCAACTGGAGCGCATCGAGAGCGTCGGCCCGACCCTCGGCCAGGAGTTGCTCTTTAACGGCCTGTTGTCGCTGGCGCTTGCCCTGGCGGCCATCCTCGTCTACCTGGCCTTTCGCTTTCAGCTCGACTACGCCGTTTGCGCCGCCGTCGCCATGTTCCACAACGTCATTGCGACGATGGGCGTCTTCGCCATTCTGGGCCTGCTTTTCGGCATCGAGGTCGATACCCTCTTTGTGGTCGCCATCCTCACGATCGTCGGCTTCTCGGTGCAGGACACCGTGGTCGTCTTCGACCGCGTGCGCGAAAATTTGAAGTTTCTTTCGCGCAAGAAACCCTTCCCCGACATCGTCAACGACTCGGTCAACCAGACCTGGGTGCGCTCGGTCAACAACAACATCGCCGCCCTGCTGGTGCTGCTGCCGCTGTCGATCTTCGGGGGCGAGAGCATCCGCTATTTTGCCCTGGCCCTGATCATCGGCTTTGTGGTGGGGACGTATTCAAGTATCTTTATCGCGGCGGCCCTGCTGGTCTGGTGGCGCGAGCGCAAGCCCGCGTCGGCGGCAGGCGCCGGGGCGGCCAAAGCCGAGCGCTGA
- a CDS encoding SRPBCC family protein, translated as MERLESSAVVSRPIADVWEAHQDLGLLERVSLPYPIVEVLDKPPSYGLASRFTVRLSLVPNLAAIDWQVEIVRFEPPERFVDRQVSGPFRFWEHTHAFSALTPERTLVVESVLFEFNPLLDGPLLRPVLEGVFAWRTERLVEELGRPR; from the coding sequence ATGGAGCGCCTCGAAAGTAGTGCCGTCGTCAGTCGCCCGATTGCCGATGTCTGGGAAGCCCACCAGGATCTCGGACTGCTGGAGCGCGTTTCCCTGCCCTACCCGATCGTCGAAGTGCTCGACAAACCCCCCTCCTATGGGCTCGCAAGCCGCTTCACGGTTCGTTTGTCGCTGGTGCCGAATCTGGCGGCCATCGACTGGCAGGTCGAGATTGTCCGCTTCGAGCCGCCCGAGCGCTTTGTCGACCGGCAGGTGAGCGGACCGTTTCGCTTTTGGGAGCACACCCATGCTTTTAGCGCTCTGACCCCCGAAAGAACCCTGGTGGTTGAGAGCGTCCTGTTCGAATTCAACCCGCTGCTGGATGGACCGTTGCTGCGGCCGGTGCTCGAAGGGGTGTTCGCCTGGCGGACCGAGCGGCTGGTCGAGGAACTGGGCCGGCCGCGCTAG
- a CDS encoding universal stress protein, translating into MDETATAALLYRKILVPCVDLASATASITAAAALATVFDSEMLVLHVVHPKEYVDYAKEHIHDRVTPLPVNALQSFERKLAPVLERFAAAGAPARLYLETGDPGSKICEFAAAQGVDLLVMTRRSLGFWDRLMGGGSVTEYVLRHAPCSLLIAQ; encoded by the coding sequence ATGGACGAGACCGCAACCGCCGCTTTGCTATATCGCAAGATTCTTGTACCCTGCGTCGATCTCGCCAGCGCTACGGCGTCGATCACTGCCGCCGCCGCTCTAGCGACCGTGTTTGACAGCGAAATGCTGGTGCTGCATGTCGTTCACCCCAAGGAGTACGTCGATTACGCCAAAGAACATATCCACGATCGCGTCACCCCCCTGCCTGTCAACGCCTTGCAAAGCTTCGAGCGCAAGCTCGCACCGGTGTTGGAGCGCTTCGCCGCAGCTGGGGCGCCCGCCAGACTTTACCTGGAGACTGGCGATCCGGGAAGTAAAATTTGCGAGTTCGCCGCGGCACAGGGAGTGGATTTGCTGGTGATGACCCGAAGAAGCCTCGGTTTTTGGGATCGGCTGATGGGAGGCGGCAGCGTTACCGAATACGTCCTGCGCCACGCGCCGTGCTCGCTGCTGATTGCTCAGTAA
- a CDS encoding gluconeogenesis factor YvcK family protein, whose product MSALRVGKLTGQFGKWLYPGMRVKRWLGMVVIGTIFVSLGLAIWVDLRPIFYSSRFLWGLVQGLADLLPNDISGPLVLAVGLLCVVMGLRLTLSSITEVLVPEGEDNLVERLYQRRRLSRGPKIVAIGGGTGLSTLLRGLKRYSTNITAVVTVADDGGSSGRLRQEFGVLPPGDLRNCLAALADEEKLLTELFQYRFKLGEGLAGHSFGNLFLTAMAEITGDLEKGVEASSKVLAIRGRVLPATLDNMTLWADLEDGRHIEGESNISHAGGQIARIGCTPVAPRALPQVVAAIREAELVIIGPGSLYTSIAPNLLVPEIAQALKASSAHKIYVCNVMTQPGESDGYSVSDHVRALEVAAGGPFFEAVMVQKDTPTRNLDRYAKQQSQPVTVDRDKLALMGLQIVLANVMDEDHASDTIRHSSQRLGRALLHWYKRRQQNRQQRVS is encoded by the coding sequence ATGAGCGCTTTGCGTGTGGGCAAGCTCACGGGCCAGTTCGGCAAATGGTTGTACCCCGGCATGCGCGTCAAGCGCTGGCTGGGTATGGTGGTGATCGGCACCATCTTTGTGAGTTTGGGGCTGGCGATCTGGGTGGATCTGCGGCCCATCTTCTACAGCAGCCGCTTTTTGTGGGGCCTGGTGCAGGGGCTCGCCGATCTGTTGCCCAACGACATCAGCGGTCCGCTGGTCCTGGCGGTTGGGCTGCTGTGCGTGGTGATGGGGCTCAGGCTCACCCTCAGTTCGATTACCGAGGTCTTGGTGCCCGAGGGCGAGGACAATCTGGTCGAAAGACTTTACCAGCGCCGCCGCCTCAGCCGGGGGCCGAAGATCGTGGCCATCGGCGGCGGCACGGGTCTTTCGACCCTTTTGCGTGGGCTGAAGCGCTACAGCACGAATATCACGGCGGTGGTCACCGTCGCCGACGACGGCGGCTCCAGCGGCAGGTTGCGCCAGGAATTCGGCGTGTTGCCGCCGGGAGATTTGCGCAATTGCCTCGCGGCTTTGGCCGACGAAGAAAAACTGCTCACCGAGCTTTTCCAGTACCGCTTCAAGCTGGGCGAGGGCCTCGCGGGCCATTCTTTCGGCAATTTGTTTCTCACGGCGATGGCCGAAATTACCGGCGATCTCGAGAAGGGTGTCGAAGCGAGTTCGAAGGTTCTTGCCATTCGCGGCCGGGTGCTGCCTGCCACCCTCGACAACATGACCCTCTGGGCGGATCTGGAGGACGGCCGCCACATCGAGGGCGAGTCGAACATCTCCCACGCGGGCGGTCAAATTGCCCGCATCGGCTGCACGCCGGTCGCACCGCGCGCCCTACCGCAGGTGGTGGCGGCGATTCGGGAGGCCGAGTTGGTGATCATTGGGCCGGGATCGCTCTACACCAGCATCGCGCCCAATTTGCTGGTGCCCGAAATTGCCCAGGCCCTCAAGGCGAGCAGCGCCCACAAGATCTATGTCTGCAACGTGATGACCCAGCCCGGTGAGAGCGACGGCTATTCGGTGAGCGACCACGTGCGCGCTCTGGAAGTGGCGGCGGGGGGACCGTTTTTTGAGGCGGTCATGGTCCAGAAGGACACCCCCACCCGCAACCTCGATCGCTACGCCAAGCAGCAGTCGCAGCCAGTGACGGTCGACCGCGACAAGCTGGCGCTGATGGGTTTGCAGATCGTGCTTGCCAACGTCATGGACGAGGATCACGCAAGCGACACCATCCGCCACTCCTCCCAGCGCCTCGGGCGCGCTTTGTTGCACTGGTACAAGCGCCGCCAGCAAAACCGCCAGCAGCGCGTCTCGTAA
- a CDS encoding cation diffusion facilitator family transporter translates to MASGHVHGPADYNRAFAIGIALNVGFVVIEAVYGILAGSLALLADAGHNLSDVLGLALAWGASVLTTRHPSPRRTYGLRRSSILAALLNAVTLLVAVGAIAWEAVIRLQDPGPVAAGTIVWVAAVGVLVNSVSAYLFVKGQADLNMRGAFLHLAADAAVSLGTVFAGVAILLTGWAWLDPVVSLVISAVIVTGTWGLLVDSVNLALDAVPEGIDPEAVKTYLGSLRGVSEVHDLHIWAMSTTETALTAHLVIPDGLPGDAFLAATCRQLHDRFGIEHATLQIETGDPAHPCCLAPDTRV, encoded by the coding sequence ATGGCAAGCGGACACGTCCACGGACCCGCCGACTACAACCGCGCCTTTGCGATCGGCATCGCCTTGAATGTCGGTTTCGTGGTGATCGAAGCGGTCTACGGGATCCTGGCCGGCTCCCTGGCGCTGCTGGCGGACGCCGGGCACAACCTCAGCGACGTGCTGGGGCTGGCCCTCGCCTGGGGGGCAAGCGTGCTCACCACCCGCCACCCCTCGCCGCGGCGCACCTACGGGCTCAGGCGTTCGTCGATTTTGGCCGCCCTGCTCAATGCCGTCACGCTGCTGGTCGCCGTGGGCGCCATCGCCTGGGAGGCCGTTATCCGCCTGCAAGATCCAGGTCCGGTGGCGGCAGGCACCATCGTCTGGGTGGCGGCCGTCGGTGTGCTCGTCAACTCGGTGAGCGCCTACTTGTTTGTAAAAGGCCAGGCAGATCTCAATATGCGGGGGGCCTTTTTGCACCTCGCTGCCGACGCGGCCGTGTCGCTGGGGACCGTATTCGCGGGGGTCGCCATCCTGCTCACCGGATGGGCCTGGCTCGATCCGGTCGTGAGCCTGGTGATCAGCGCTGTGATCGTGACGGGCACCTGGGGGCTATTGGTGGATTCGGTGAATCTGGCCCTCGACGCGGTGCCCGAGGGGATCGATCCCGAGGCGGTCAAAACCTACCTGGGGAGTCTTCGCGGAGTGAGCGAAGTCCACGACCTGCACATCTGGGCGATGAGCACCACCGAGACGGCCCTGACCGCCCACCTGGTCATTCCGGACGGACTTCCCGGCGACGCCTTTCTGGCTGCCACCTGCCGCCAGTTGCACGACCGCTTCGGCATCGAGCATGCGACATTGCAGATCGAGACGGGCGATCCTGCCCATCCCTGCTGTCTGGCCCCGGATACCCGGGTTTGA
- a CDS encoding pentapeptide repeat-containing protein: MFILEYFTDIFRGLYQAWQHEIDAAARDKVRVHNAQELLERYARGERNFDDAGLRKADLRGALLAGASLRSAGLRKADLRNADLSGACLTRAFLKGADLRGANLTGTTFAYASLRGLLIDEHTQIDPKWRTVWELVNLPPVDGRQLPAADLSSSMFAGASLKRANLVGASLCDSSMESTDLSEANLEGADLREANADSANLTGANLRGADLRQTNLGGAFLRGADLREAKLVGTDMNETDLRGADLRETVLCNTILREANLRGAKLAGTDFINVDLSEADLCGVNLDGARWEGVNLEGARLDGATMPDGSIHP, from the coding sequence ATGTTTATCCTCGAATATTTCACGGACATCTTTCGAGGCCTGTACCAAGCTTGGCAGCACGAGATAGATGCTGCCGCCCGGGACAAAGTAAGAGTGCACAACGCCCAAGAGTTGCTGGAGCGCTACGCCCGGGGCGAGCGCAATTTTGACGATGCCGGTCTGAGAAAAGCGGACTTGCGCGGGGCACTGTTGGCGGGGGCCTCCCTGAGGAGCGCCGGTCTGAGAAAAGCGGATTTGCGCAATGCGGACCTGTCAGGGGCCTGCTTGACGAGAGCCTTCTTGAAAGGAGCGGACCTGCGCGGGGCGAATTTGACCGGGACGACGTTCGCTTACGCTAGCCTGAGAGGCTTGCTCATCGACGAGCACACACAGATAGACCCCAAATGGCGGACGGTGTGGGAACTGGTCAACCTGCCGCCGGTCGACGGCCGCCAACTGCCCGCAGCGGACCTCTCCAGCAGTATGTTTGCCGGAGCCTCTCTCAAAAGAGCGAATCTTGTCGGGGCTAGTTTATGCGATTCTTCTATGGAAAGTACCGACTTGTCGGAAGCGAATCTAGAAGGAGCGGACCTGCGCGAGGCCAATGCCGACAGTGCCAACTTGACCGGGGCTAACCTCAGAGGGGCCGACCTGCGCCAAACCAATCTGGGTGGAGCTTTCCTGCGTGGGGCGGATTTGCGCGAAGCCAAACTGGTGGGAACCGACATGAACGAGACCGACCTGCGCGGTGCTGATCTGCGCGAAACGGTGCTGTGCAATACTATTCTGCGTGAGGCGAATTTGCGCGGGGCGAAGCTGGCGGGGACCGACTTCATCAATGTGGACCTTTCCGAGGCGGATTTGTGCGGGGTGAACCTGGACGGGGCGCGATGGGAGGGAGTCAATCTTGAGGGTGCCCGGCTCGACGGTGCCACGATGCCCGACGGCAGCATCCATCCGTAA
- the secD gene encoding protein translocase subunit SecD: protein MRQRTLLLLLVAVVIVGSILIVATRPTVLGLDLQGGSQLTLLAKPTDKVKTINQEVMKGVAAVVEQRVNGLGVSEAVVQLKGSDQILVQLPGVKDPTQAERLLGDTAQLEFRKEAPNGEFEKTDLTGADLTNAFPQALQSGNGWEVALEFTGPGGEKFARITRELAGTGRRLGVFLDEEAISTPTVGVEFVDRGITGGKAVITGNFSAQEASELGIKLKAGALPVPVEIIENRTVSATLGADSVRQSLYTGIAGTLLVFIFMVAYYRLPGLIADMALIIYGLSTFAIFKLIPVTLTLPGIAGFILSIGMAVDANVLIFERTKEELRAGKQLFTAVEAGFSRAFTSIFDSHATSLISCAVLFWLGTGLVKGFALTLAIGLIVNLFTSVTCSRTFLLTILNFPALRKPALFGVSDVPAKAVRP from the coding sequence ATGCGTCAGAGAACTTTATTGCTGCTTCTGGTTGCGGTCGTCATCGTCGGCTCGATTTTGATCGTGGCCACCCGACCGACGGTGCTGGGTCTCGATTTGCAGGGGGGTAGCCAGTTGACGCTGCTGGCCAAACCCACCGACAAAGTCAAAACGATCAACCAGGAAGTGATGAAAGGCGTCGCCGCCGTCGTCGAGCAGCGGGTCAACGGGCTCGGGGTCTCGGAGGCCGTCGTGCAGCTCAAAGGCAGCGACCAGATCCTGGTGCAGCTTCCCGGGGTCAAAGATCCCACCCAGGCTGAGCGGCTTCTGGGCGACACCGCCCAGCTCGAATTTCGCAAAGAAGCGCCCAACGGCGAATTCGAAAAAACTGATCTGACCGGCGCGGATCTGACCAACGCCTTTCCCCAGGCGCTGCAGAGCGGCAACGGCTGGGAGGTGGCCCTCGAATTTACCGGTCCTGGGGGCGAAAAATTTGCCCGCATCACCCGCGAACTGGCGGGCACCGGCCGCCGCCTCGGCGTTTTTCTCGACGAAGAGGCGATCAGCACCCCGACGGTCGGGGTCGAATTTGTCGACCGGGGCATCACCGGCGGCAAGGCGGTGATCACCGGCAACTTCAGCGCCCAGGAGGCGAGCGAACTGGGCATCAAGCTCAAAGCCGGCGCCCTGCCGGTGCCGGTCGAAATTATCGAAAACCGGACGGTCAGCGCCACCCTCGGCGCCGACTCGGTGCGCCAGAGCCTTTACACCGGCATCGCCGGCACGCTCTTGGTGTTCATCTTCATGGTGGCCTACTACCGTCTGCCGGGACTGATCGCCGATATGGCTTTGATTATCTACGGGCTCTCCACCTTTGCCATCTTCAAGCTGATCCCGGTCACCCTCACCCTGCCGGGCATCGCCGGTTTTATCCTCTCCATCGGCATGGCCGTCGACGCCAACGTGCTGATTTTCGAGCGCACCAAAGAGGAATTGCGCGCCGGCAAGCAACTGTTCACTGCGGTCGAGGCCGGCTTTTCGCGGGCTTTTACCAGCATCTTCGACAGCCACGCCACCTCGCTTATCTCCTGTGCGGTGCTTTTTTGGCTGGGAACCGGACTGGTCAAGGGCTTCGCCCTCACCCTGGCCATCGGCCTCATCGTCAATTTGTTTACCTCGGTCACTTGCTCACGCACGTTTTTGCTCACGATCTTGAATTTCCCGGCGCTGCGCAAACCGGCGCTTTTTGGAGTAAGTGATGTTCCTGCCAAGGCGGTGCGCCCATGA